From Streptomyces kaniharaensis, the proteins below share one genomic window:
- a CDS encoding ParA family protein yields MATRIFVFCNQKGGVGKTSLTAGFAGDLAGRGLRVLVIDLTPQGNITVWLVPA; encoded by the coding sequence GTGGCAACCCGGATCTTCGTCTTCTGCAACCAGAAGGGCGGGGTCGGCAAGACGTCACTGACCGCCGGGTTCGCGGGCGACTTGGCCGGGCGAGGGCTGCGGGTTCTCGTCATCGACCTGACCCCGCAGGGCAACATCACGGTGTGGCTGGTGCCGGCC